The Lipingzhangella halophila genomic interval CGGTCTGGTCCAGGACGAGCAGATCCGGCCGGTCCACAGTGGTCCGCGCCACCACGGCGATCCACATGCCGCACTCGGGCAGGTAAACCTGGTTACCCGCGTCCAGATCCCGGTTCACATTCGCGTTGGCCCCGTCGATGACGACCACCGCAACCCGAACGCACTCTCCCGCCACCGGCCCCACCCCCATAGCCGCGGTTCGGCCCGGACGGCCCCGCGGTCTCGGCCTGCTCGTTCACCCTCCGTCACGTTCCCACTGGCTCCCTCCCCCAACACTGGTAGTGACAAATTGTTTTTATTCTTTTACTTAACGTATTGAGGAGTCTGTTTCCAGCGAGTACGTGCGGGAAATCCGCATTCCCTGGTGCCGGAGACGGCGCGCCCGGCGCGGCTTCGCGGCCGTGTCTCGCCGGGCCGCGCCGGGCCGCGCCGGCTCAGCCCGCTCGGGCGGCGGCCGCGGTGAAGAGGTCGCGCAGCCAGCGGTGCCCGGGGTCGGGGTCGTTCATGGGGTGCCACCACAGCGCCTCGACCAGCGGGTCGGGGGCGAACGGGCACGCCAGCGCGCGGAGCCCCGCCATGCCGCCGGCCTGCTCGGTGAGCCTGCGCTGGATCAGCGCGATCCGTTCCGTTCCGCGGATCAGGCAGGGCAGCGCGACGAAGCTTTCCGCCACGATGCGGACGTCCGGCTCTACACCCAGTGCGCGCATCTGCCGGTCGGCCGGGGTGTAGGCGGTTGGCCGGTGGTAGGTGAACACCCAGGGCAGTTCCCCGAGCTGGCTGACGGTCAGCTCGTCGCCGACCCGGGAGTTGTCCGTCGAGACCAGGCACGCCCAGTCGTCGGTGAAGAGGTCGCGGTAGGGCAGGTCGCGCAGGAAGCCGTGCGGCAGGACCAGAGCGTCGGTGGTGCGCAGCACCTCGGCGGCGTTGTCGACCGAGTCGTTGGTCAACTGGCGCAGGTGCAGCCTGATGCGGGGTGCCCGTTCCTCGGCCAGGCTGGACAGCGCGTCGCCCAGCACGGCCAGGGAGTAGTCGGACATGGCGATGGCGAACTCCCGCTCCGAGCGCGCCGGGTCGAAGTCGGGTTGGGCGGCGAACACCCGGCGCGCGCTGGCCACCGTCGCGTCGGTGGGGTCCACCAGCCGCGCGGCCAGCGGGGTGAGCACGTGGACGTTGCCCACCCGGCTGAGCAGTTCGTCGTCGAAGTGCCGGCGGAGCCGGTTCAGGGCGGCGCTCACGGCCGGCTGGCTCACCCCCAGGCGCTCCGCGGCGCGGGTGACGTTGCGTTCGTGCAGCAGTGCCTGCAACGTCACCAGCAGGTTCAGATCCAGGTTGGCGAGCCGCATCTCCCTCCTCCGCCCCGGCATATAACCGCCGTTGATAGCCACCATCAACTATCTCGTCTTCCCTGATGGTGCGCGGCCGGGCCATCGTGAAGCAAGTCACGTTGAGGGGAGGCTCATTGAACGCGGAGACCAGTCGGGTGGAGGCCGAACACGCCATCGCCGAGGCCGCGACCGAATGCTCCAACTGGGGGCGCTGGGGCAACGACGACCGGCTCGGCACCCTGAACTACCTGTCCGAGACCAAGCGCGCCGAAGGCGCGCGGCTGGTGCGGCGCGGCGTGTCGGTCTCGCTGGCGCAGCGCTTCGAGGCGGAGGGTCCGCAGAAAGGGTGGCGGCGCCGCACGAACCCGGTCCACACCATGCTGGAGACCGGCCTGGACGCGGCCGCGGGCACCCAGGGCTTCCCGCACGGGATCGGCGGCGCGGACGACGTCGTGTTCATGCCGCTGCAGTGCTCGACGCAGTGGGACGGCCTGGGGCACATCTTCGACCACGGCCGGGCGTGGAACGGCCGCAACGCCGCCGAGGTGGTCACCAGCCTGGGCGACCAGGTCACCGGCATCGAGACCGCCGCGGGGGTGATCGCCGGCCGCGGTGTGCTGCTCGACGTCGGCCGCGCGTTGGGCGAGTCCGGCGAGCTCCCGGACGGGTTCGCGATCACCGAACGCCACCTCGCCGACACCATCGCCCGCCAGGGCGAGAGTTCCCGCGTTGGCCGCGGCGACATCGTGCTCGTGCGCACCGGCCAGCTCACCCGGGCCCGTCGGGACGGCTGGGGCGACTACGCCGGCGGGCCGGCACCGGGACTGTCCTTCGGCACCGCCGGATGGCTGCACCGCACCGAGATCGCGGCGATCGCCACCGACACCTGGGGGTTCGAGGTGCGCCCCAACGAGTTCGACGGCGCCTTCCAACCGCTGCACCAGGTCGCGATTCCGCACATCGGGCTCTACATCGGGGAGATGTGGGACCTGGACGCCCTCGCGGCGGAGTGCGCGGCCGACGGCGGCTACGACTTCTGGCTCACCGCGGCGCCCCTGCCGGTCACGGGCGCCGTCGGCTCCCCCGTCAACCCCATCGCAGTGAAGTGAGGACCGCCCTATGCCCGCCGTGAACACCGTGCTGATCGTCGGCGGAGGCACCGCCGGCTGCTCCCTTGCGATTCTGCTGGCCCGCGCGGGCGTGGAGGTCGGGATCGCCGAGATCAAGACCGACTGGACCGTACACGGATCCGGTATCACGTTGCAGGGCAACGCCCTGCGCGTGCTCCGCGAGGTCGGGGTGCTGCCCGAGGTCCTGGAGAGCGGATTCGCGTTCGACGAGCTGGGGCTGCGCTCGTCCTCCGGTGCTGTGCTGGCGGAGATCCCGGACGCCCGCACCGGCGGTCCCGACCTGCCCGCGACCGTGGGGATGGACCGTCCGCGGCTGGCGGAGATCCTGTCCGCGGCGGCCACGAGGGCGGGAGCCGAGGTCCTCCTCGGGCTCACCGCCAGCGAGCTGCGCCAGGACGAGTCGGGCGTGGACGTGACCTTCAACGACGGCACCAGCGCGCGCTACGACCTGGTCGTGGGCGCCGACGGCATCCGGTCGCACACCCGGTCCCTGCTGGGGATCACCACCGCGCCCCGGCCCACCGGGATGTCGATCTGGCGGGTGCACACCCGCCGCCCTCCGGGCCTGGAGCGCACGGACCTGTGCTATGACGGCCCCTGCTACATCGCCGGCTACTGCCCGACGGGCGCGGACAGCCTCTACGCCTACCTGGTGGAGGACAGCCAGGACCGGACAATGCTGTCGAGTGCGGAGGGGCTGGGGATCGTGCGCGGGCTCGCCGCCGGCTACCACGGCTTCTGGGACGAGATCCGCGCGAGCCTGGACGGCCACGCGAGCGTCAACCACACGGCCTTCGAGTCGCTACTGGTACCCGCCCCGTGGAACCGCGGCCGCGTCGCGCTCATCGGGGACGCCGTGCACGCCTGCCCGCCCACCCTCGCGCAGGGGGCGGCCATGTGCCTGGAGGACGCCTCGGTGCTCGCCGACGTCCTGCTGTCGGCCGAGCGGCTGGACCAGGGGCTGTTGGACGCGTTCACCGCCCGGCGGTTCGACCGGACCCGCACCATCGTCGACAGCTCCCTGCTGCTGACCCGGTGGATCCGCGACGGCTCCACCGACGCCGACGTCCCCGCCCTGATGAACCGCATCGCCGAGCTGGTCACCGAGCCCGCGTGAGGTAACCGGAGGAGAGGCGGCAAAGGCGCCGGCGCCGGGGGTGCCGGCGCCGGCGCGGGGTGGGGGCGGTTACTCCTCCTGGTAGGCCTCGTCCATGGCGGCGAGCGCGTCGTCGATGCCGGCCTGGTCGCTGAAGACCTCCTGCACGCCGGTGAAGTGCGCGGACTGCACCTCGGCGTTCGGCCAGCGCTGGTCCATGAACGGCACGGTGCGTCCGGACTGCTGGAACTCGTCGGCGGTCTCAAGGGCCGGGTCGAGCTCGTAGATGTCGGTGGGGATGCCCGGCAGCGCGCCCGCCTCCTCGGCGTAGAGGGCGACGTTCTCGGGTTCAGCCATGAAGTCCAGGAACTCGGCGGCCAGGTCGGGGTTGCCGGTATCGGCGTTGATGCCGTAGGCGCCGCCGGCCGCGCCGGGCATCAGTGTCTCCTCGGGGGAGTCGGTGGCGGGCAGCGCGAACATGTCGAACTCGGTGTCCCCTGCCTCCGAGCGCAACTGGTTCAGGCTGGTGGTCACCTGGACCACCGCGACCGCGTCGCCGTCGGCCACCTGCTGCAGCGAGTTCTCATAGCTGGTGCCCACCGGGTCGTCGTTGAAGCAGCCCTCCTCGTCCATCTCCGTGTACATCTCCATGGCGGTGCGCCACTCGGAATCGGCGAACGTGGCGTCCCCTTCGGCCATCTGCTCGTGGAAGTCGGGGGTCTCGCCGTAGACGAGGGTGGCGACCAGCGCGTAGTTCACCAGCTGGGTGACCCAGTCGGTCTGCAGGCCCGCCGCGAAGGCCACCCGGCCGTCCTCCTGCGCGGCCGAGCACAGGTCGAGCAGCTCCGACCAGGTGGCGGGGGGTTCGGCGCCGATGGCCTCCATCGCCTCCACGTTGTACATGGCACCGATGGCCGAGGCGGTCATGGGCAGGATGTAGGGGGTGCCGTCGACCTGCGTCACCGGCCTGAACGACTCGGGGATGTCGGTCGCCCACTCGTGCTCGGACAGGTCGGCGAGGTAGTCGGCCGGGGCGATGGCCTCGATGGCGCCGGGGTTGCCGTTGCCGGGCCAGGCGAAGAACACGTCCGGGGCGGTGCCCGACGACAGCTGGGTGCGCAGCGTGGCCTGGTACTGGTCGGTGTCGGCGAAGGTGGTCTCGATCTCGACGTCGGGGTTGTCCTCCTGGAACTTCTCGATGACGGCCTCGATCGGCGCGCGGTCGGTGGCCACCGAGGCGATCTTGAGGGCGTCCCCGCCTTGCGCGTCGGGGCCGCCCGCGCATGCGGTCGCGAGGACCAGCGGTACCAGTGCGGCCGCGGGTAGGAGTCGGCGCGGTGTTGTCATGGGGATCTCCGTAGTGCTGCGAGGGGGTGTCGGGGTGGGGCCGCGCGGTTCTCACGCGGCGGTGTGCGCGGGTGCGGTGAAGGTGTAGGAGCCGGATCCGGTGCTGAGTAGGAGGTGGTCGGGGCCCGATTCCAGGACGGCCAGGTCCTCGGCCTCCGCGGCGGGCCGCCCGGATTCGGCGACCCTCTCGGGCGCGGTCGTGGGGACGCGGATGCGGGCGCGGGCCCCGGGCGGGATGAGCACGTCGAGGAAGAGGGTGTTTCCGTCGACGCGCCAGCGCGACTCGATGCGGCCGCGCACCGACTCATAGGCGGCGCTCGCCCACGTCAGCTCCCCACCGGGGCGGGGCGCGAGCACCAGGTCGGCGTAGCCCACCGAGTCGGGGGTCTGGTCGATGCCGGCCACGTGCCGGTACAGCCAGGCACCGACCGAGCCGAGCGAGTAGTGGTTGAACGAGTTCATCTCGGCCGACTGGAAACCGCCCTCGTTGGTCCAGCCGTCCCAGCGCTCCCAGATCGTGGTGGCGCCGTGGGCGATGGAGTAGCCCCAGGAGGGGTAGCGGTCGTCGTGCAGCAGCGCGTAGGCCAGGTCCGCCCGCCCGATCTCGGTCAGGACCGGGCACAGCAGCGCCACGCCCACGAACCCGGTGGTCAGCGAGCGGCCGCGGGCCTCGATGTCGGCGACCAGGTGCCCGGCGGCCGCCTCCCGCTGGTCGGGTGTGAGCAGGTCGAAGGCCAGTCCCAGCAGGTAGGCGGTCTGCGTCCCGCTCTCGATCCGGCCGTCGCCGTCCACGAACGCGGCGCGGAACGCCGCGGCGATCTCGTCGGCGAGCCGCCTGTAACGCTCGGCGTCTTCCCGGCGGCCGGTCGCGTCGGCCGCCAGCGAGACCAGCCGGGCGCTGTGGGCGAAGTAGGCGGTGGCCAGCACGTCGCGGGAGGTGCGCGCGTCCACCTGCAGCCAGTCGCCGTAGTTGTTGCCGGTGGAGTTGCGCCAGACCAGTCCGGGGTTGTCCCGCCGGATGTGCTCGACCCAGCGGGCCATCGCCGGGTAGCACCGCTCCAGCAGGCGCGCGTCGCCGTAGGCGCGGTAGAGGTGCCAGGGGATGATCACGCCGGCGTCGCCCCAGGCGGGGGCGCCTTCCCGGTCGAACAGCAGCAGCGGGGCGACGTCGCTGAACGCGCCCTCCGGCGTCTGCGCGTCCATCAGGTCGTCCAGCCAGCGGTCGAAGAAGGCGCCGGCGTCGGCGTTGAGGCACGCGGTGGGCAGGAAGATCTGCGCGTCGGCGGTCCAGCCCAGGCGTTCGTCGCGCTGCGGGCAGTCGGTGGGGACCGCGACGAAGTTCCCGCGCTGGCCCCAGCGGATGTTGCGCACCAGCCGGTTGACACCGGAGTCGGAGCAGTCGAACTCGCCGGTCCACTCGAGGTCGTTGTGCAGCACCCGGGCGGTGATCTCGGAGGGCTCGGGCGGCTGTGACAGGCCGCTGACCTCGGCGTAGCGGAACCCGTGGAGGGTGAAGGCGGGCTCGAACACCTCGCCGCCGGGGTTGCCGGCGCAGACGTAGGTGTCGGTGGCCTCGGCGGTGCGGAGGTTCGCCGTGTACAGCTCGCCCTTGTCGTCGAGGACCTCGGCGTGGCGCAGCACCACGCGGGCGCCCTCCGCTTCGCTCAACCGCAGCCGGACGCGCCCCACAGCGTTCTGCCCGAAGTCGGCGATCCACCGGTCGGGCCCGCGGCGCCGCAGGCTGACCGCGGGGAGTTCGCCGCAGACCCGGACGGGCTCATCCCGTTCGGCCACCAGCAGGTGGTGGTCGCGGCCGAAGACGCCCGCGGGCGCCCAGTCAGCGTCGTCGAATCCGGGGCGGTCCCAGCCGTGCGGTTCGAGCCGGGCGTCGCGGTACTCGCCCATCAGCAGGTCGGCGGCCACGATGGCGCCGGGCGCCTCCTTCCAGGTGCCGTCGCTCACCACCGTGCGGCACGAGCCGTCGGGGTAGTCGAGGACGAGTTGGACGAGCAGCCGGGGCGCCGGGCCGTAGTGGCGGCCCTGCCGGCGCCGTTCCATGCCGACATAGCCGCTCCACCATCCGTCGGCCAGCACCGCGCCGATGGTGTTCTCGCCGTGGGTGACCAGGTCGGTGACGTCGAAGGACTGGTAGGGCTGGCGGTAGCGGTAGTCCGTCCATCCGGGCGCGAGCTCGGC includes:
- a CDS encoding cyclase family protein, with protein sequence MNAETSRVEAEHAIAEAATECSNWGRWGNDDRLGTLNYLSETKRAEGARLVRRGVSVSLAQRFEAEGPQKGWRRRTNPVHTMLETGLDAAAGTQGFPHGIGGADDVVFMPLQCSTQWDGLGHIFDHGRAWNGRNAAEVVTSLGDQVTGIETAAGVIAGRGVLLDVGRALGESGELPDGFAITERHLADTIARQGESSRVGRGDIVLVRTGQLTRARRDGWGDYAGGPAPGLSFGTAGWLHRTEIAAIATDTWGFEVRPNEFDGAFQPLHQVAIPHIGLYIGEMWDLDALAAECAADGGYDFWLTAAPLPVTGAVGSPVNPIAVK
- a CDS encoding ABC transporter substrate-binding protein; translation: MTTPRRLLPAAALVPLVLATACAGGPDAQGGDALKIASVATDRAPIEAVIEKFQEDNPDVEIETTFADTDQYQATLRTQLSSGTAPDVFFAWPGNGNPGAIEAIAPADYLADLSEHEWATDIPESFRPVTQVDGTPYILPMTASAIGAMYNVEAMEAIGAEPPATWSELLDLCSAAQEDGRVAFAAGLQTDWVTQLVNYALVATLVYGETPDFHEQMAEGDATFADSEWRTAMEMYTEMDEEGCFNDDPVGTSYENSLQQVADGDAVAVVQVTTSLNQLRSEAGDTEFDMFALPATDSPEETLMPGAAGGAYGINADTGNPDLAAEFLDFMAEPENVALYAEEAGALPGIPTDIYELDPALETADEFQQSGRTVPFMDQRWPNAEVQSAHFTGVQEVFSDQAGIDDALAAMDEAYQEE
- a CDS encoding FAD-dependent oxidoreductase; its protein translation is MPAVNTVLIVGGGTAGCSLAILLARAGVEVGIAEIKTDWTVHGSGITLQGNALRVLREVGVLPEVLESGFAFDELGLRSSSGAVLAEIPDARTGGPDLPATVGMDRPRLAEILSAAATRAGAEVLLGLTASELRQDESGVDVTFNDGTSARYDLVVGADGIRSHTRSLLGITTAPRPTGMSIWRVHTRRPPGLERTDLCYDGPCYIAGYCPTGADSLYAYLVEDSQDRTMLSSAEGLGIVRGLAAGYHGFWDEIRASLDGHASVNHTAFESLLVPAPWNRGRVALIGDAVHACPPTLAQGAAMCLEDASVLADVLLSAERLDQGLLDAFTARRFDRTRTIVDSSLLLTRWIRDGSTDADVPALMNRIAELVTEPA
- a CDS encoding LysR family transcriptional regulator, with the translated sequence MRLANLDLNLLVTLQALLHERNVTRAAERLGVSQPAVSAALNRLRRHFDDELLSRVGNVHVLTPLAARLVDPTDATVASARRVFAAQPDFDPARSEREFAIAMSDYSLAVLGDALSSLAEERAPRIRLHLRQLTNDSVDNAAEVLRTTDALVLPHGFLRDLPYRDLFTDDWACLVSTDNSRVGDELTVSQLGELPWVFTYHRPTAYTPADRQMRALGVEPDVRIVAESFVALPCLIRGTERIALIQRRLTEQAGGMAGLRALACPFAPDPLVEALWWHPMNDPDPGHRWLRDLFTAAAARAG
- a CDS encoding alpha-L-rhamnosidase, whose product is MTPSPTALAPYHPQCEQRSEPLGLGGAHPRFRWRLRSARRGDAPAAYRLRVLRCRPDGEVDRPVWEPGWVESAEHTGVAYDGEPLESRTRYAWSVQVRDIEGREGEPVFSWFETGLLHPDDWSAAWIGRDPRTAPQMEPPQDVPLSAALSDIPPAAHLRRDFRSSETPVRARAYVTARGLYELRINGRRVGDAELAPGWTDYRYRQPYQSFDVTDLVTHGENTIGAVLADGWWSGYVGMERRRQGRHYGPAPRLLVQLVLDYPDGSCRTVVSDGTWKEAPGAIVAADLLMGEYRDARLEPHGWDRPGFDDADWAPAGVFGRDHHLLVAERDEPVRVCGELPAVSLRRRGPDRWIADFGQNAVGRVRLRLSEAEGARVVLRHAEVLDDKGELYTANLRTAEATDTYVCAGNPGGEVFEPAFTLHGFRYAEVSGLSQPPEPSEITARVLHNDLEWTGEFDCSDSGVNRLVRNIRWGQRGNFVAVPTDCPQRDERLGWTADAQIFLPTACLNADAGAFFDRWLDDLMDAQTPEGAFSDVAPLLLFDREGAPAWGDAGVIIPWHLYRAYGDARLLERCYPAMARWVEHIRRDNPGLVWRNSTGNNYGDWLQVDARTSRDVLATAYFAHSARLVSLAADATGRREDAERYRRLADEIAAAFRAAFVDGDGRIESGTQTAYLLGLAFDLLTPDQREAAAGHLVADIEARGRSLTTGFVGVALLCPVLTEIGRADLAYALLHDDRYPSWGYSIAHGATTIWERWDGWTNEGGFQSAEMNSFNHYSLGSVGAWLYRHVAGIDQTPDSVGYADLVLAPRPGGELTWASAAYESVRGRIESRWRVDGNTLFLDVLIPPGARARIRVPTTAPERVAESGRPAAEAEDLAVLESGPDHLLLSTGSGSYTFTAPAHTAA